TTGGTTAGACTAATTCTCTCCTTGTTGAACTACGTCTCCTTACTGCTTGAACTGTACAAATGGATGGGACCGCTCCCCGTGGATCTGAAAGCATCTTAGTGGAAACACACACCGGCAAGGCAGTAACTTCATCATGGGACAGACGGATAGCTGGCTGGACACTGCGGACAGAGTTGATTCCCTGTGCTTCCATAACTCACTGGTTGTGGTCTGGATTAATTTAGTCATAGAGTCGGCCCCTTCCCAATATGTTTcggttatattttttaaaagaaatccttgTATTTTATTCTACAAGTTAAAAactctgcaagaaaaaaaaaaacacagtttttcCAAAGACCTTTAAGAgaattttatctattatttaacATTCATAAAGATATAGATTAATGGCAGACATGGTGAGTATGTATACTGAACATAGTAATTTTTCTATTCAAACATTCCTGTTTCAGACATTATTGATGTTGGTTATTATATCCATGCCTAACTATTCCTTTATCCCAATTCTAACTATGAAAATACATGCAGTAATTTAATAATTCCTTCTATACCCCTTAGGACAGGGGTAGGAAAGCTTTGGCCATTGACCGTGTCTGGCTGGATATCGCTCTGGTCACTCTAAGCCCAGCCTTGATGGGTCCCTGTGACCCAGCACACAGTGCACAGTGCTTAAGGGTACTTCTTGGAGAACTGCCCACAGCAATTAATTAGCTAATTGGAGACAATAAAATGCCCCAAATGCTTTAGCCAGTTGACAATCTGAATTTGGCCGGATCAGGACTTCAAAGTataacctttgttttctttttctgctccctcgtctgtctcttatttttctcctgcggccccctgcccccatcttctGCATGTGAGTTTCTCCTTAATCCTTGTGTCTGATGCTCTTTCCCCGTCTTTTATCCGTGTTTTTTTCTATGGTTTCCTCTTATAGCCCTTCCccttcatcttccttttcttaatcTCCCCAAACATCACTTTCTCTCCTAGCTGCTATGGCTTCGAATTGAGTGACGTGTTTTCAACAcgtatttcttcattttagttGTTACTCTTCCTGATTTAAACATTAGGTTTTGCTGCTTCTTCATGTTCTTCTCTCACAGTCAATAAACATAATCCCCAAACAAAAGAACTCAACTAAAGGAGGGGGGGCTTTTCCTACCTATGTTCCAGCAGGGGCCTGCGCACCTGTCCTCATTGATGATTCCGTGctttgaagaagaagacagacCCATGAACGATTCTGCCTCACCACAGGGCCAACCGTCTGTCGGCTCCTTCTCTGCTTCTATATCGTGGAAGGAAAGGACCAGAAACAATTTAATAGGCCCCAAATCTACCAGAGGACAGTGTAGGAAGGACAGACGGTGAATTTTAAAATCGGAATAAATGAGAACTACTTCCGTCTCTGCTCCGCTGACTGAAGCAGGACACTGCATGAGTGAATTTGGTGGGAATTTCTATGGGAGAATGTTTTTGAATCAAGTCTCATAAAGGTCATTGACGACAGACTTTCACCAGCCAGTAATCTGGCACAGTTGTACTGAACCGTTTAGCATCAGAATCCCAGAGTATTGCCCACGACGGTAACCTGTGCCCTTTGCCTACGCCTTTAGTAACAGCTACGTAAACGGTGAGACTAAAATGCGAAACTTAAGAACAGCTCGCCCTGGTCGTGAACTTTAGAGTTTATAAGCAGCTTTCACATCAGCATTGCATTTGAGCCTGTACAACTTCACTGtagaaagggaggggagaaacaagcaaacaaacaaaatctgaatCTTGGTTCCCTTAAGAAATGGACCCAAGGTCGCATGGTTGGTGGATGAGTGAGCCACGACTGAAGCCCGCTCCTGGggctttctccctttctccttccaacTCCACCCACAAAAATGCTAGAAAGGTATCAAACAAAGCTGGGCCACTGGGGTGACCCTATGTGATAGAGAGGGTCATCTTTTTGGAAACTGCAATCCCCCCAAAAATGCATTCTGTGCCTTGCGTTTTGTAATGCCATTTCAGGAACACATGTCCTTACTTGCCTGGTTTTGCTGCAAAACGAAACGCAGAATTTTCAGCCATCCTGTACACGGTGGTAATAATGCAGCGTCGAAAACAAAATTTCTGTCCTGAAGCCTCTTCTAACAACACTTACCGATAGTGCTTTTCACTGTGTCGGAGAAAATGCCAAAGGtgacttcttcctctctctttctcaaaaaggtACGGCAGGATAGTCATTTACCTAATATCCTGCTTCGGTGTTGGCGTCACCGGTGTTGTGGTGGCGTTCGCACCAAATTTCCCCGTGTTTGTGACCTTCCGCTTCCTACAAGGTGTGTTTGGAAAGGGCACGTGGATGACCTGCTACGTGATCGGTAAGACACTGCTGCGCTCCGTGTCTCTTTGACGCCAGGGTCAGGTGTCTGGGCGGTGCCGGCCGCTGAGCCTCCTCGGGCTCGCATGATGAGGCTTCGCGGCTGCCACGAATGATCTCTGCAAATAGGAAGGTCGCCGCGGTGAGACTCTGACTCTGGCAAAATGAACTTCTCATTTTTAGGTCCTGGCCACATACGGAATATCACAAAATACGGGGGTGAACCACACTCTTGCAGATAACTGCTGTACTGTTATCACAAGTTATTGTTTGCCTTCTCGGAGATTGACGTTTATGAAAAATTTCAGCAATTCTTTGAAACCTTTTTAAAGCATTCTCTGTGCATTTCTGGGATATAGTTTGAGACGACACTCCTGTGttctcaaatatttcttaattctaTTCCTTGTGTACAAGTGGAGAGCTTTTTAACTGTGAAGGAGATAGGACCTAAAAATGAGAAGCTCATTTGTGAACCTTTGTTACTTCCGTAACCAGAAAGTTTGacctttctagaaagaaaaacttcccttTGCTGTTTGCTCCTTTTACTGAGAAAAGTCCTGGATGCTACTTGGGCTCTGTTGCCAGTGATGTCCAGACCAGTCACCTCCTCTAAGGGTCATGGTGGATTCGTGACCAGGGAGAGGCAAAAGCTTCTTTTACAGTATTGCTCCGGATCTTTAGGCTTCTAGTCCCTTCCATCACTGCTAGACAATCCTTCCCCAAGCAGTGCCCACCTTAAGGACCCTCTGAAGGTCTTTGTATGGGccgggaaggagagagagtgtcGGGAAGTTGCCTGTCGCTGGCTGGGGCAGAAGGGGTAACTTTGGCATATGAAGCATTTCTAAGGAGATCTAAGTGTAGGTGAATTTTCAAATCTGCGATCTTAGGGCACAACCAAGTAGCGTAATCCCAAGATGATCAGAATAGAATTAATGACAGATAGAAATGGATTCATTTGGGTGGAGAAGGATGCCAGCAATAAAATTCCCCATGTGACTTTTAAAGAGGTATCACCTACATGTAAAGTCTGATACTGTGGAGAGGACCATCATGTAATAGAAACTATCTTGTGATCTTGAAAAAATCATTTGTAGAGTCTAATGCTCATAAAGAATCTCCTAAGGAGACTATAATATGCACACCTTTAGAGATACCGTGATAGAAATCTAGCCAGTTTGTTTTACTTCTGTATTGATACAATAGTCATCATTTAAGCTTTCCTAAAATCAACAGATACATTTTTTTGTATAACGAGAAGAGTGCTGCGCTGTGTGTGTAAGATGAGTGTGGCCAGTGCCTGCCAATAACTGGCAGAGAAGAGAGTGAGCAGAAAACCCAGCTCCAGCAGGCATGGAAGTTTTAGTGTCCTTAAGAATGTTgtggtgttggggcacctgggtggctcagtcggttaagcgtccgactccagtcatgatctcacagtttgtgagttcgagccccacgtcgggctctgtgctgacagctcagagcctggagcctgcttgagattctgtgtctccctcttttctctgcccctcccccactcatgctgtctctatctctcataaataaataaactttaaaaaattaaaaaagaaagagagaattctgtgGTGTTCTAACAATGCCGATGGATATGACAGATGTAATgtctctgtgtgtttattttggagCTCAACTCGAGCTTCCCTAAcctctgtgtttgttttccttcagtaACAGAAATAGTAGGTTCAAAGCAAAGGAGAATTGTGGGGATAGTAGTCCAAATGTTCTTCACCCTTGGAATCATAATTCTCCCTGGAATTGCCTACTTTATCCCCAGTTGGCAAGGGATCCAGCTAGCCATAACGCTGCccagctttctcttcctcctttattACTGGTAAAGTGGTTCTGGTCATTATTGAATTTATTCTTATTCCACAGAAATGTAGAATCTGCACTTTCTAAACcaacaggaaaatgaaagcaattaaGGAGATTTTCTGACATCTCCAGAGTAGCCGTGGGCTTTGAGAATTTCTAGAGTGTTTGAGAATTTATAGAGAGTGATCATTAATTGACTAATAGTTCTCattaaaatagattaataaagTACCAAAACACAAAACTCCAGAGTATTAgttatgttttgttattttgtaatattttcacgAACACTGTAAGGTAACAAACCCTACCTGCCGATATTTCAACATGCAAATTAAATGCAACGAAATCGCTTTGCTTCCCTGTGTGTTCTATTATGCAAATTAATATTGTTCAGGAATCCTCTCAGGAATAAGAAAATGTTGAGAGCATCAGAAAATTAAGTTACCAGAAAGCTACAGGTGTATACATTTGACTCTTACTGAAGCGAATACATTTTGATCATTtctctaatttaattttaatatatgggGAAATCAGTTTACATACATGCCTAAGTGCCCATTGAATTCTTTTCACGTGTGtaatttcagttcttttcatGTGTGTAATTTAGGACACTGTATTCTAGGTTAGCCTGGTCTTACAAGAACAATGTAATATTGATTGTTTTTATCATGACCAATGATCCAATTATCAAGTGAGcattttttccctccattatAAGCTTTCCAAGATAATCTATGTTTCAAAGAGCATGTTCTAAACTCTCAGAATCTCCTAAAGTTCTATCTAATTGCAAGCTCTATTTTAAGAGGGAAAGTGAGGTTGTTAATTAACTGTTAAGGTTTTGAAATTCCTAGACATAACTCAACAAAGTCTTCTTGCCAGGGTGGTTCCTGAATCTCCTCGCTGGCTGATTACTCGGAAGAAAGGagataaagcattaaaaattctGAGGAACATTGCCAAATGCAATGGGAAGTATCTCTCACCAAATTACTCAGAGGTAATTTCATTTATTACTGGTAACAAATATTATTCAAGTGAGTGAATTAATTTGTCTCATTATCAAACATCTGACTAAATCATTTTTAGTTtggctttaaaaaaggaaaaaaaaaaccgcCTTGGGGAGAATCACAAGGTGCATTAGAGAAGACACACTTGGAAGCTGTGACAGCATTAAGGTTGAGCCCAACTGGCCACTTAGTCCGTATTTTCATAGTTGCACCTTGTCACTTACATTATTAAACTTTACCTACTGTAGGCCCCGTACtatgaaatcattcattcatcttaaTTGCACAAACTAGAGATCTTTTCTTGACATTCAGTGTAGTCTAAAGATTTGTCTTTAAATTTAGTCTTGGAAATACTGTTTCTTCGAATCAGAACTTGAGCAAGAATGTAGTTTTCAACCTTTAGACTTACACATGCTGGCTGGCCTACTCCTCCCTCCTTACCTCGTTCCCTTCctcccttatttttcttcttcctttgtctaGCAAAGCCTTTTGGGGTGCTTCTGTATCATTACACTAAAAGAAATGGTGGGGACTAAAGCTTATTCTTTGCTCTTTGGAAGCTTTGATATGCCTCAGATATATTTGAAGCCACACCTGAATAATTAGAGAATAATATCTAAAAAGATATGGCaatgtggggcgcccgggtggctcagtcagttgagcgtctgacatcagctcgggtcatgatctcgtggtttgtgggtttgagccccgtgtcgggctctgtgctgacagctcggagcctggagcctgctttggattctgtgtctccttctctctgcccctccccttctcatgctctgtctctctctcagaaataaataagattttgaaaaaaaaaaaaaaaaaagacatggcaATGCTTTACTACAGAGACGAAGTGAATATAGAATAACAGAAGATTTCTTATAAAGGGATGTGAGGGAAGAATTTTTGGAAGTTACGAATCTTGAATATTAGgttgctaacatttttttttttttttgggtagcACTCAGTTTCGATAGAACATTCTGAGAGAAAACAGGCTTTGTTGGTATTATTatcacctccccagccccccagaaCTTGGTCGGAGATATTTGGATTTCTACCTTTTTCCTTCACTCTTATGTTTGGCAACAAGCAGGAGCCTCCATGTTTACAAAGGTTTCAGTTGACCAGTTGTCACTGGATTGTGATGATGTACCTGGGGGTTTACAGATTGTACAATGTGtggtaaagataaaaagaaaaaaatctgctttaaCCATTAAGGTTAAAGCGATCCTGGTTCTCTGAGCACCTTTGGGCTGTATATTCCTTTCAGGGAAAAAGTATCCACTGCCTTCACACCTTGCTCTCATCCCGTTAGCCTTGGCCTTCACAACAGGATCAAACGTATAATAATCTGCACTCAGTTTTAATAGTCCAATAAGTATTTTTACTCCTCGCTCAGCAGTATACTGAAGACACTGCACACGTAGTCCTGGCGTTAAGCATTTGTCAGATCTAcatcaaggttttaaaaaaatagaaaaaaaaaaaaaaagaaagaaagaaaccagtgtGTTCTGATGGCTTCCAGAAGAAGGCACCACTTGACGAGGCATGTGATGTGTTATTGTGAGTACCGCTAAGAGGCCCCAGCTACTTCTGCACATCCTCGGGGGACCAGTTCAACGCTGCGCCCATAGACCCACTGACCCACTTCTAATTCACAAACACTGTAGAGACATTTCCCCGGGGAAGTAGTCCAATGCTCTACATGGTTGTGCTTGTGGAAGGATCGTGAATGATGGATCCAGTGGCTTCCAAAACATGTTAACTCTGGCTTTAAGCAGTGAGATGATCTCCATTTGAAAGTCAGGTTCGAAGCCAGACATGAATTTCTCTCGGAGTTTAGTGCCCCAGCCACCACTGTCTGATGATTACATATTGTGATTGGCTCATAAGCCTCTTCGGTCTTTAATCTATAGgttcctgttcttttcttttccttgcaacCTTGGGAATAAAGAatgctagggtttttttttttttctttcttcctcttttttttttttttttgttttgtttctgtagaCTTTTCTGCAGTCTAAATTTTGTTGATTACATCCTTAGGATCCTTTAATATGGCCCTCTGTCTCTTGTGTTCCCTATCAGTTGGTAGGTAGATCTAGAGCTTAATTAAGTTTGGGTTTGATACTTTTGGCAATCCTACTTCGTAAGTGGTTTAGTACATTTCCATTAAGAGATAGCTCATGTctgcctgtttcttcttttgtgatgtTTTGTGATCGTCGTT
The DNA window shown above is from Panthera uncia isolate 11264 unplaced genomic scaffold, Puncia_PCG_1.0 HiC_scaffold_450, whole genome shotgun sequence and carries:
- the LOC125918107 gene encoding solute carrier family 22 member 3-like isoform X1; the protein is MLDLTQAVLNLGFLAGAFTLGYAADRYGRIVIYLISCFGVGVTGVVVAFAPNFPVFVTFRFLQGVFGKGTWMTCYVIVTEIVGSKQRRIVGIVVQMFFTLGIIILPGIAYFIPSWQGIQLAITLPSFLFLLYYWVVPESPRWLITRKKGDKALKILRNIAKCNGKYLSPNYSEHSVSIEHSERKQALLVLLSPPQPPRTWSEIFGFLPFSFTLMFGNKQEPPCLQRFQLTSCHWIVMMYLGVYRLYNVW
- the LOC125918107 gene encoding solute carrier family 22 member 3-like isoform X2, which gives rise to MLDLTQAVLNLGFLAGAFTLGYAADRYGRIVIYLISCFGVGVTGVVVAFAPNFPVFVTFRFLQGVFGKGTWMTCYVIVTEIVGSKQRRIVGIVVQMFFTLGIIILPGIAYFIPSWQGIQLAITLPSFLFLLYYWVVPESPRWLITRKKGDKALKILRNIAKCNGKYLSPNYSEVISFITGNKYYSSE